Genomic DNA from Nyctibius grandis isolate bNycGra1 chromosome Z, bNycGra1.pri, whole genome shotgun sequence:
GGCAGGCGCTCGCCGCCTCGCCTCGGGGGCCGCTTCCCGGCGCGGCTGCCGCTCGCCGCCGGCTCCTCCCGCGGGCGGGCGGAACGTTCGGTCCGGCAGCGGCGGGCCGGCTCCCTCGGCGGCGAGCTGTAGCCTTGCCCCTTCCCCCGAGGCCCTGCATCACCGGGGAGGAGAGCGGCGGGCGTGTGAGGGAGCCCCTGCGCTTACATAATCGCGTAGCGCAGCGCGATTCCTGCGCTGTCTCCTGTCCGCGCGGAACCGTCATCGCTTGGTTGTATTTAATCGCTGACTAGTGCTGATGCGGTTTCGTTTCGTTGCTTTCAAGAACGAATGTGATGATTCCGTTGTTCAGATCAGCCCAGGTTCTTGGGGATCTGTGGAAATGAGTAGCACGGTACAGGGAGTGTTGTGCTCGGTCTGCAAACGAATTTGTCTTAATTACTGCTGTGTATTCTTGTAGTCATTTCATTCTGACAAATGCCTTATGTAACAACTCCTTTTCTGTGTTAATCTTTGTGGAATGCTTTCATTAAGATGAAAACTATTTATCAGGTGATCGCGTTGCAGTATGCACTTTTCCCTTCCAACTGTAACTTTTATTAtcttgctttcctgtaggtgGATTGGAATTCTTGCTCTTTACACAGTTCACAAGGGGCAGTTTAACTGTCCTGGAGGAGGATTACTGCACAGCTACTTGCTTGTCCTCCTCATTCTCTTGGCTTCTATAATATGTGCATTATCTGCTCTTGTATACATCAGTATGCAAGGTaaatagttaatattttatattttgtatttatctAGTAGAGTTGTAATATATATGGCTTTTTAATCTGgagctgacattttaaaaaatgcaaaaaaattcaagtgCTTTAATGGTAGTCAAACGTGAGAAACTGTCAGCATTAATGTATTGGCTTGAATGGTATCACCTCTGTTAGGCAAGaatctaaaataataaatggaCACAGTAGCTTAGTGCAGCTAATGGTGATATGTTCATTGCCATCAGAGCATCTTGAAAACTTCTGCATTCACCATTAATACCTGACCTCTAATGGAACACCACTTAACCTCTGACAGGAATTTAGGGGAATTTATCCAAAATCAGTTTCTCATGTGAAGTATTATGTGAGCTTTGCCTTGCACAGGCAGATTTAGTCATGTCTTGAGAAAGTTCATTAGCTGCAGTGGattgcttggggaaaaaaacgcACATAGGAAAGTGATCCGTATAAATGTCATAGTAAAACTAACGCAATAAGTACTGTTAAATAGAACAGGACTTAACAGCTTGGAGTGAATAGCTAAACAGAAGCAAGGACCCCAATGCAACTTCTAGTCATTTCTACAAATGGTTCATTTTGGGTTAAAAAGTTCTAGGAGAGCTTTTTCATGGTGAGATACCTCATTATCAAAGCAATGCTAGGAAGATTATTAATTTGAACTATGTGTGTGGTCTCTGGAGTAACAGATGAGACCCCACAATTTCTAATAGATTGGTTCTCACAACACATTGTAAGTAAGAgagtatttaaattatttaagtgGAAAGAAGCATAAAGAGTGCATAAAGAGAAACTATGACAGAGCAGAGATGTGTATGATAATCCTGGCCGTGAATCTAACCACTGGTTTTCCTACAGTTTtcagaggagggaaaggaagattAGCCAAGTTACGCTATTATATCAAAGTTGAGGAGGTGAGAGATGTGACTCTAAATAGCAGGGAGAAAAGAGCCTTGTTCAGTATAAAAGTGCAGCTACAAGGCCATTACAAGTAAGAAGTGGAAGAATTCTGAGGCTGAATTTCCAAGACAATTAATGGTGAGATGCCTTGGACTGTGGTTATAATGTGCGGGTTTGGGAGCAATGGTTCTTGCACCACCCCTTGCACTGTACTGACGTGGGCATTCGTGGTACCAGTGGTGAACCTGACTGGAGAACACATGGCACTGGGTTGTGGTGCTGGGAAAGGCAAGAAGTTTTCAGGAACCACAGTTCCATCTCATTGTGTCTGTGTAAGCAACCGTGCTGCTGCAGTAGAGGCTGCAACCCGGGAAGGGGAATAAGCAGCCACTGGATCAAGGgctttttaaacagctttgtGGCTGGATGTGAACCACAGCTTTACAATCGGAAAATAGTTTCCAAAGTTGTTTTTGTTCTGCAGTGTTTTAAGCCTTTACAAATTATCCTGCCTACACATGAGCACGCACACCCCACCACCTCACTACCCTGCGATCAGCAAACTGGTTTAAGGAGCTGAGCTGGCCAAAACTTACTCCCTTTTTTATTGCCTATGAGTGCtaaaaggaagaatttattaGTAAGTTAATAACAGAGAAAATGGTCTAAGAAGTATTTGTCCTGGTAATGGTCCTTGTTCtcctaaataaaaatgtgaatgaaTTTATTATTTAGTGACTCAGTAAACAGAACTTCATTGTAGCCCAGCAAAGTagcatttagaaaagaaatattcagcCAACTAAAAGCtaaatagaataataataataaaagcaggCACCAGAAGTCATAAGGAACTGTAGGTGAGCCAACGCTCACTCCAGTATGCCGCTCTGGCTTATGCTGGGCACAGCACTACTGCTTCAACTTCGCTGCAGAACTGTCTCTGACTAGAGAGTGATTTTGGGTATTAGTAGAGTAGGTTCTAAGAATCACAGCTATAAGcccattgtttttcttttctcagcttcAGTGATAGCTTTCCATTAGGATGAAAATACTTTATAGTTTCAATTAAGCTTCTTACTTTCAGTAAAGCTCAGAAAGTTCATATGTCTGGGTAGGATTTTATGTACTTAAGATGCATTCATAAACAGTTCTTGTTTAAATTCTCCCTGTAATTTCAGGAACAATTTCTAATCCAGGCCCAAGAAAATCACTTCCTAAGCTACTTTATACTCGCCTCCTTCTCTATTTGCCTGAATTCATCTGGGCTGTTGTAGGAGCTGTATGGGTGTCAGACAGCAGCGTGCACTGCGAGAAGACAGTGATAAATGTCATCATTGGGACAGTTATTGCAAGGTAGGTGCCTCTCCCCAAATCTAAGCTTGATAGTGTAggtaaaatggaaaatactgctTACGTGGTTTTTGTATGTGTTTATTACAGGCTTTTCCAGCAGTTGGAGACTTTGATATTTCTTATAAATTATTGTGGTTTCTCATAGAAGGGTTTTCATtgtgaaagagaagaatttttaaatctAGACAGCTAGAGTGAGTTGGTATCCTTCCCTAAACAAGCTTGAGCTACTTGCCTTGAGAGAGCATGTGCTAGAGTGAAGGAAAGGAGGTGAAGATCAGAAGGGGTAAGAGGGATAGATGGGAATGTGGAAAACTGGATAAATGTGAGGAGGGTAGTATCTAGATTGCTTAACTGATAGTGAAAAACAGAGCCTTCACACCTCTGGGTTGCTGTTTCCAAAGCACAGGGCTGTGATTTTGAGTTTGGTGCCCTATGTGAAATGAGCTGACAGCCTTAAGGGTTCTTGGACCTAGTGCATTGAAAGCCAATAACAAAACATGCACCCTTGAGACAGTAACAGGTGGTGTTCATACAGTACTTCATACCTAACTTTGGTTTCTGTCTGTCAAGATCTATAGTTGTGTTTTCTCGCATACTTGTCAGAAGTATCTGGTTTCACGGTCTTCTTATCCCCCTTCTGTTTTGCAGCTGGGTTATCATCATCTTTACCATCATTGGAATTGTAATCGTCTTTGATCCACTTGGGGGGAGAAAGACATTTTACTTCACCGATGGTGTAAATCGGAACCTGGAAAGCAGTCAGTCAGGGCAGTTGCTGTATAATGTGAAGAGCACTGCCACCAGAGTCTGGGAAAAAAGAATCAGGTTACTGTGTTGTTGTATTGTGCAAAATGATGACCATCGAGTGGCTTTTACGAGTATCGCAGAGCTTTTCCGCAACTACTTCTCAGTAAGATGGAAAGCTTTTTTCTATGTTATGTTTTGACTATATGAGTTTGCAGATGTTGCAACACACATGTACCTCTATTCAGCCAGAGGTCCCCACTACCCTGTGCCTTGAAATCAGGTTTTGAATATGccaatttcaaaattaaaggtGATTCTCATACAAGGTATacaacactgatttttctctccctttaaCAAAGGGTTTTCTCCCTTCACAAGCCTGAAGGCTGTGAGAAAACAGTATTCTTTCTCCTTAGGTATCTAGTCAGGAGAACAAGGGtcagtttcttttcctcagtatGTGAAGATCGAGGCATTCTTCCTACTGATGATGAGTAAGGAGTCATACCCATAGCAAAGAATCAGAATACTTTCTGACTGTTGAAAACCTGAGCACCGCAGTATATTACGGCAGTGTTCCCATTCTGAGCCCCTTCCGAGCACGTACCAGACTAGAGTGTGCACACGCAGGAAGTTGCTTTTCGGAAACGGAGAGAGTCTGCCAAATCGGAGTCTGCATAGTGTTGATTTAGCTCAAATTTATGTCACCCACTGCTTGGGTGTCATAGTTCAATGTTGAATTTGAAATCTGGTCATGATTTCAAGACTGCTAGTTCTTGTTTATTAAAGTGGTACTTGAGCACGCTGATTTATAGCTACAGCCTACTCAGTGGTTTATAGAGTAAACGGTGTAAGTTGTATGGAGAGATGACTGCCCCACGTAGTTGAATAAAAACCCTTCATCCTTCTCTTGTGTAAAATCCTTAGTTCTCAGTATAGAGGACTTTTCACATAGAGCTTTTCACATAGTGGTGTAGAACAGTGATCAGTGATGTCCGGATCATTTGCTGTATGGCTGAGTGTGGGTATTTTGTTAAGTATGGGTATAAGGTATCTCTGCCAGGTATCTTGTTAAGTGATGAAATGCATGTGTAGAATTGTCATTGGTCTTATTGAAGAAAACAttcaatatcacagaatcacagaatggtttgggttggaagcgaccttaaagatcagctagttccaccccccctgccacaggcagggacaccttccactagaccaggttgctccaagccccatccagcctggccttgaacacttgcagggagggggcagccacagcttctctgggcaacctgttgcaggGTCTCACccccctcacagtaaagaatttcttcccaatatctaatctaaattaccctctctcagtttaaaactgttacccctcgtcctatcactacatgcctgTGTATGTACAGAAGGGGTGGGAGGTTAGGTGCTGCTGTGACCTATTTCTCCAATGCACGTTGTCTCTGagtgaaatgtatttatataaactgaaaaaacagaattctgTGTGCATTTTCTTATGAGATAGTTTTGCCATGCTGAGGTGTGGGATGGTTTTAAGCgctctttcatttctttgtacAGGACACTGATCTGGTGCCAAGTGATATAGCAGCTGGTTTGACTCTGCTCCATCAAGAGCAAGATAAAATGGAAAGTTGCCCAAAAGACCCTGAAGAAGTCCTGTGCCATTCTCCATCATCACTTGTGGTAAGATAGGGTTGTTGCAGCCTCTGGTGTAGTTACTCCAGGAAATGGTGCCAAATCAAATTGAAACACAGTCCTTTGtgcaagggtttttttgttttttaacaaaattaaacaCTATAATAAAAATTCACAACAATTTAGATTATTAAATGCAGTGAAAACATCTTGATGAGTTTGCAGTCAAAACATTTGTCTGCTTTAGCATATGTAGAACTTATAGATGAATGGGGAATTGAGTGCACAAAGGAACCATTTAGGACATTTGATCATTGTTGAAGagctgggagagaaagggaacagagagaaaattaatatttagtaCTGTTTGCATAGAACTGAAAGCTAGTCTGTTAGTCTTGTGGtctgtttaaattatttctgctgcaaATATCCAGACGAGGTAAGCAAATCTTTTAAATGCTTGTAGATGAAGGGTTATAGTTTGCTAATTGATTTTTGCTAGTCTTCTATGGTAAAATGcctttgtaaattattttaccttcttttgGTCTCTGTTTAATAGAAGTATATAATTCTGCTTCAACCAATGCATTTCTATCAACTTCCTTTTGAATTCAGCCAGTATGATGGGGTTGtgctttaaaagtatttacCAGAGAGATCTGCTACAGACTTTAGCCATTCCTTTAACATCTTTAAGTAACATATTTGGAGTGAATGTTGCTTTCAGTATTGAGCTTGTCAGTGTGTACGTATTGGAAGAAACTAATTTAACGAGAGCTTTTCATGATTCTTGAGCTGCGTAGCTATGTAAACAAACACCAGCTTTTTCCTGGAATATGAGTCGCTATTTTTAGTTCCTCTTAGACCTTGAGGTTTTCCTTTTGGATAGTGCATGTTTCATCATGCCTTGATCGTCACTAGTTCAGGTTTTATTCCGGGGCTGCCTAACAcacctttcctcctctgtctccttccttttctttccctgtgtcCTTTCAGACAGACGATTTGGATATCGAAGTGGAGAATGCTGCTCACTATATGCTGTTTGCTGCAGCTGCTTATGGCTGGCCCTACTACATATACACCAACCCATTTACTGCACTCTGTAAGCTCAGTGGTGACTGGTAGGTTTGATCAAGAGCTTAAAATCACATAGCTGCCTTTTATTTAACTAGTGTTGGCAAAAATACAATAGTTTCAATAGGAGTGGTGGTGTTGCATTAAATTATATCACTCTTGGGAGTACATGAGCTTGACTGGTAGAGTTATCTTTCGCAAATTCAGTAGAAACAAAATTCCAACGTTTTTTTCACCCTCAGAAACagattagctttttttttcttaagaaaagttTGTGATTGagataaataaaattcatttagCAAAATGACAAAGGAAGAATTGGTGTTAAACCAAACGTTTTAAAATGAGGGTTTTTAGAGCTGCCTTTTGGTCACACATGTATGGATAGAAATAAAAGTGTATCAACAGTTTTCCCTGTCTTAAAGGAATTAGCAAAAGTTACCTGTCCCTCCAGCTGCCATTTTATTCCCTTTGCCCCCTTTACTCAAAAAAATGTGTACAGTCAGTATTGAAGTGTGCATAATGCTGTGTAGGATTAATGTGTATTTAAGTGACCACTGACATTTGTGACTGTAACCATAATTTTCTTAATTAGTAATGTGAAATATAAATACAACCTACTGAAATATaaatgacttggaaaaaaattatcacatAATACAACGGATAAAACATGAGATAAGCCTGCTGTACagaatttgttttgaatttcctttttgcTAGTTTGTGTTTTCTCATTGGCCTGTAGTCTTAAGAATTCTTTGCTTACTGCATTGTTTGCTCTGCTGATAGTCCTGTAGCAATGGTGTATTTGCCAGTCCTTGAACTGAAAATGCATGGCATGCTGCTCAGGCTAAACCAGGGTTGTGGGCAGAGGTAACATCTTGTATCAGACTACTGGTgctattgcaaaaaaaaaaaaaaaacaaacaacaaaaattccaaaacaaagaaaaaagcttttgattCCTGGCAGAAATCCTTCTGCAAATGTAACTGAGTTTGATTCCTTGAAAGGAAACCTAAAAAATTGGAACATGaaagtttttctcttctgtgtttgttaGTTGCCGAAATAGACCAACAGATTCTGATATAACTGGCAGTGATCGTCATAACTTTCACTTTGGAGCCATCCTAAATATAACAGGACTGCAGTACAGAGACTTCATTCATATCAGTTTTCATAACAAGGTAAACAATCTGGACAGGCATTCAGCAAAAAAACTTAGTGGTCAATTCAGTGAAGGCAAGGGGTGAAGTTTCTCGTTTGCTTTCAGCATTTATGAAGTGCAAGATGCAAAGCCAGATGAAAACAGGCCCTGAAACAttcagttctgatttttttttctaatctaaaGGAATAGCCACAAAACTATTGACATAGATCTGTCTCAGTATTGCAAAAAAGGCACTTATAATAACTtgataagaaaataattcagcttCTTTCCATAATACAATAGAGAGCTCAATAAGAGAGCTTTTCGAAGGTGAGAACAAATGCTTACTCTTATAAAAAGTTGCTGTCTTTCCTGattacatttttctcctccagatCTATGAGATTccattttttgttgctttggaTCACAAAAAAGAAGCTATTGTGGTTGCAGTGAGAGGAACCTTGTCTTTTGAGGTATCATCCATCTGATACACATAATTAGCTCTATAGAAATGGGTGAACTCCTGGTATCTAGAGGAAATTGTGTTACGCTGGCACA
This window encodes:
- the DAGLB gene encoding diacylglycerol lipase-beta, which codes for MPGLVVFGRRWAIGSDDFVLPGAFELFVRLLWWIGILALYTVHKGQFNCPGGGLLHSYLLVLLILLASIICALSALVYISMQGTISNPGPRKSLPKLLYTRLLLYLPEFIWAVVGAVWVSDSSVHCEKTVINVIIGTVIASWVIIIFTIIGIVIVFDPLGGRKTFYFTDGVNRNLESSQSGQLLYNVKSTATRVWEKRIRLLCCCIVQNDDHRVAFTSIAELFRNYFSDTDLVPSDIAAGLTLLHQEQDKMESCPKDPEEVLCHSPSSLVTDDLDIEVENAAHYMLFAAAAYGWPYYIYTNPFTALCKLSGDCCRNRPTDSDITGSDRHNFHFGAILNITGLQYRDFIHISFHNKIYEIPFFVALDHKKEAIVVAVRGTLSFEDILTDLSADCEDLTLEDVLENGFVHKGITQAANYIYRKLINDGILNQAFTIAPEYKLVIVGHSLGGGTASILAIMLRNSFPTLKCYAFSPPGGLLSKSLADYTKRFIVSVIVGKDFVARLSMPNMEDLKRRIVRIVANCNRPKYQILLRGCWYEVFGGDPDDFPTELDGRNQDALTQPLLAEESLMVHRSPSYNALEDESHLNSPPQYPHLYLPGKIIHVVEESSSRRLCSSDIKYTARWSNETVFSSILISPKMITDHMPDVVLKALNSLSQEHGSCISCQTRECNTTNVV